The Dokdonia donghaensis DSW-1 DNA window CCCGTCCTTTTCAGCACGAGAGTTAAATATTTTTTTAAACGTACTCATCTATATATTAAGCGTCTAATTTTTTAAATAATACACAAGCATTGTGCCCTCCAAAACCGAAGGTATTGCTCATTGCAACATTTACTTCTTTTTCTTGCGCTTTGTTAAGCGTAAGGTTAAAAGATGGGTCTATATTTTCATCTACAGTAGTATGATTTATAGTAGGAGGAACGAGACTGTGCTGCATTGCAAGTATTGCTGCAATAGACTCTATAGCTCCAGCTGCACCTAGTAGGTGACCTGTCATAGATTTTGTAGAATTAATATTAATATCTGCGGCGTGCTCACCAAAAACTTTTGAAATAGCCTTAAGCTCTGCAACATCTCCTAGAGGTGTTGATGTACCGTGGGTGTTAATGTGGTCTACATCTTCAGGGTTTAAACCTGCATCTCGTAAACAATTAAGCATCACTCGCTCTACACCTATACCGTCTGGATGTGGTGCTGTCATATGATAAGCATCACTTGACATACCTCCACCTAGAACCTCTGCATAAATCTTTGCACCACGTGCTTTTGCGTGTTCATATTCTTCTAGTATTAATGCTCCTGCTCCCTCACCTAGTACAAAACCATCTCTGGTTGCATCAAAAGGTCTAGAAGCCGTCTCCATATCATCATTTTTGGTAGATAAGGCGTGCATTGCATTAAAACCTCCCATACCTGCTGGTGTAACAGCAGCTTCACTTCCTCCAGTTACAATAATATCACAATGACCTAAACGTATATAGTTTAGAGCATCTATCATCGCATTTGCAGAAGACGCACAGGCAGAAACCGTTGTATAGTTAGGCCCCATAAAACCGTGCTTGATAGAGATATTACCAGGAGCAATATCTGCAATCATTTTTGGGATAAAGAATGGGTTGAACCTAGGGGTACCGTCTCCAGCACCAAAGTTTAGCACTTCGTTCTGAAAAGTTTCCAGACCACCTATACCGGCTCCCCATATAACCCCAACTCTAAATTTATCAACCGAGTCAAGGTCTATGCCCGCATCATTGATAGCCTCATCTGAGGCTACCAATGCGTACTGAGCAAATCTGTCTAGCTTACGAGCCTCTTTCCTATCAAAGAAGTCGAGAGCATTAAAGTTTTTAAGTTCACAAGCAAACCTCGTTTTAAACTTTTCTGCATCAAAATAGGTGATGGGCGCGCACCCGCTTTTCCCTGTAGAAAGTCCTTCCCAGTATTCCTGAATATTATTTCCTATCGGGGTAAGTGCACCAAGTCCGGTAACTACTACTCGCTTTAACTCCATATGTAGGGACTTATTTAGCCTCTTCTATATAAGATACTGCTTGACCTACGGTCGCAATATTTTCTGCTTGATCATCTGGAATCTGGATATCAAATTCCTTTTCAAACTCCATAATGAGTTCCACTGTGTCTAGTGAATCAGCGCCTAGGTCGTTTGTGAAGCTTGCTTCAGTTACAACTTCGTTTTCGTCTACTCCTAATTTGTCTACGATAATCGCTTTTACTCTTGATGCAATGTCTGACATAATTTTCTAATTTAAATTTTTATTTAAGTCGCAAAAATAACAAACTTTACGGTTAAACAAGTTTGCAACTCAAAAATGTGAAGGTAATTTACGGAAATATAAAAGAAGTTCCTTTCTATAACCTTCAAATAGTTACTAATATTTCTTTATTTCGCACCCACAACAGCAACAAGAAAAATGAAACGAATTGTGATTTTTGCCTCGGGTAACGGTACAAATGCCCAGCGTATTATAGAGTATTTTCGGGATCGTACGGATGCACAAGTCGTGCAAGTACTTACTAACAACCCGCGTGCCAAAGTTTTACAACGCGCCACAAAGCTAGATGTACCCGCATTAAGTTTTAGCAGAAAAGCTTTTTATAAAAGTGATGATGTACTGCATTTACTCACTGCAACAAAGCCAGATCTTATCGTTCTTGCTGGCTTTTTATGGCTTTTTCCAGAAAAAATCATTTCGGCATTTCCAGATAAGGTCATAAATATACACCCCGCGTTGCTCCCTAACTTTGGCGGTAAAGGGATGTACGGGATGAATGTGCACGAGGCTGTTTACGCTTTCGCGAAAGCGGAATACCTTAAAAATCCCACTCAAAAAATTCACACAGGCATCACCATACACAAGGTAACACCCGAGTATGATAAGGGAGATTTTTTATTTCAAGCCAAAGTTGAAGTCACTCCAGAAGACACCCCAGAAGCAATTGCCGAAAAAATACACCAGCTAGAATACACGCACTTTCCAGAGGTAATCGCAAAGTTCTTATCTTAGAGAGATGGCAAAAAAAGAAAAATTCTATGTGGTCTGGGAGGGTAAAAAACCTGGAATCTATACATCTTGGAAAGATTGCAAGGCAATGATTACTGGTTATGCTGGAGCAAAATACAAGAGTTTTGACACCTTTGCAAAGGCAAAAACCGCTTACAATGGAGACTATAATGACTTTAAAGGCTCCTCAAAAAAGAAAAAAGTACTCACCGCCGAAGAAAAAGCAACATACGGCGAGCCTAACCTCTACTCTATCGCGGTAGATGCGGCAAGCTCTGGTAACCCAGGCGTGATGGAATATCGTGGTGTAGATACTCAAACAGTAAAGCAACTCTTTCACCAAGGGCCTTTTAAACAAGGGACTAATAATATAGGAGAGTTTCTAGCGCTTGTACACGGGCTGGCTTACTTAAAAAAGATAGGTAGCGACCGTCTTATATATAGTGACTCCCGCATCGCGATAGGCTGGGTAAAAAAGAAGCATTGTAAGACCAACCTCAAACAAAGTCAAAAAAACAAAGATGTTTTTGACCTCATCACACGGGCAGAGCAGTGGCTTAAAACAAACACCTACACAACCACCATTGTAAAATGGGAAACAAAAGCCTGGGGAGAGATTCCAGCAGATTTTGGGAGGAAGTGAGAATGAACTTGAATTTGAAATCGAAGTTGAAACTAAGATTTAAACACTAACCTTTTTTAACTGCTCAATAAGCGCATCTTTATCTTTAAGACGCGCTTCATAAAGTTCTTTAATTTTCTCAGATTGCTCCTTGTTTTCTTGATAGAGGTTTTCTACTCCTTGATAACCTATTGCGTGATCACGCAAATCTTGATTATAAATTGTTTTTGAGTCTACTTCAAGCAACTCTGTAAGTGGAGTTTCAAGCACCTCAGATATTTTATATAACCGTTCTACGGTCAATTTTGTGTCGTTACGTTCTAATTTAGAATAAGCGGCTTGGCTTATATTGAGTTGGTGGGCAAGATATTCGTGGGAAATACCCTTATCTTTACGTACTTTCTTTATATTCTCTATGACTGTTTTCATAACTTTTAAGTGATATTGAAAGTGTAAAAGTAATTATTTATTTGTAAAAGTTGTAGGTAAATTTTAAAGCCTTGCGTTACTTGCTTTTGTATTTGCAAGTACATTAATGTTTAACTTTAAAAATTTGATTTATGAATTTACAAGAATTGAATCAAGCAGAGATGCTAGACACAAATGGTGGCAGCGGAATTTGGGATGCTATTGTTGGTTATGTTGTAGAAAATGTTGTAGATGCAGCAATAGACGCTTTCGAAGATACAATCGAAAACGCCGGAACTTATTATGATGCAGATCCTTGGGATCGAGTTATCTAAAAACAAAAGATATAAGGAGATTTAAACTATATAAATCTCCTTATTTTATTAAAAATTATAGATATGAACATATCTTATAAGTTTATTTTCAAAAATATTGCCACTTCGATATTTTTAAGTCTATTAATGGTGGGAATCTTTTTCGTTTGTGGAATTGAGTCTCAAATTAAACAGAATGTAGTTTCAGATTTTTACTTATATTTTTTCAAAATAGTGATTATTTCGCCTATCATAGAGACATTTCTTTTTCAGTTCTTACCATTAGAGTTTCTTAAAAGAATTTTATATCGTAAATTCTTAATTCTGGCTATATGCTCGTTTATCTTTGGAATTTTTCATTTCTTTAACGATTTCCTTATTCAAGAATTTATAGTTACATTCATTTTAGGATGGGTTTTTAATAATTCTTATCTAGTAGTTCAACAAAAAAGACAAAATGCATTTTTATCTGTTGTTTTAATTCATTTAGGTTACAACCTGTTTGTTTTTACGATCCAATTTATTAACATCAACTCCTAGTTGATAGCTTGGATATTTTGAATTAATATTTACCTCTACAAGATTATGCCTTATTGGACACCCATTTACTAAGTTGTAATGCTTATGTTGATTTAGGAAACAACTATTAACCTCAATGATTTCATCTACTTTACTTAATAATATTGAAAACCTCAAATCAAAGAATATTATCAAGGGGTTGTCGCTTTACGTAGTATTAGTTGTAGTCGTTCTTTTATGTTTTGCAATTTTACCATATATCCACTTAAATATCACCTCTCAGAATCCAGCATTTATAAGAAGTGCTCTTAAAAAAACAACCATTCAAATAGGTACTACGGGAAAATTAAAACGGCTCTCCATTAAAAACAACAACACTTACATCGCTGGCGACACCCTCGCTATTGTCTCACAAGACCTACTCGAATCTTCACAAGTACTTAACGATAGCCTGTACAATTTCAACCAAGACTATTTACTAGATATTACACAATTACTAAACAAACAATTTAAAAATTTAAGAACAACCACAGCTCAAAAAGAATACAATACCTACAAAGCAAGAAGCGCAGGGCTATATAGCACGTACTCCTTTGCAAAAAAACAGCACGACCGTCAAAAAGTTCTTTTTGAAAAAGAAGTGATCGCACTATCTGTGTATGAGCAATATGTTTTTGAGTTAGAAAAAGCGCAAAGTGCTAGAACTGCTTACAAAGCCCAACAAATAGCTAGTTGGGAACTCAAAAAACGTGAGCTAGAAGAACGTCTCCAAAACCTAGCTAATGCACGAGAAAATATTGCCATACAAGCGAGAGATTACGTAATCACTGCTCCCATCTCTGGTACGATTGAGAATTATCAAGGAGTTACCGTAGGCTCACAGGTTTCCCAAGGACAAGTGATTGCAGTGATATCTCCTAATGATAACTTAATTGTTGAGAGCACTGTAAAACCTTCAGACATAGGTCTTATAAAAATAGGTCAATCCGTACGTTATCAATTTGATGCCTTTAATTATAACCAATGGGGTTTTCTCGATGGAGAAGTGATAGATATAGATAAAAACATTACCCTATCGGAAACAGGAGCATATTTTAAAGTGCGCTGTAGTTTGCCTAACAAGACCTTAACTCTTAAAAACGGTTATGAAGCAGAGATAAGTAAAGGGATGACCTTAACCGCTCGCTACTTTATAACGAGGCGTAGTCTTTGGGATTTACTTTTTGACAAAGTTGATGATTGGTTTAACCCTAAGCTTATTACTACTACTGCATAGTTATGGCTACACTAAAAGTAAAACAACACGATTTTAAAGATTGTGGTGCTGCCTGTCTTGCCTCTATAGGTAATCACTATGGTATAAAACTGCCCATCTCCCGTATACGACAGTTTGCAAATACTGATAAGCACGGCACAAATGTGCTGGGAATGATAGAGGCCGCTGAGCGAATGGGGCTTACAGCAAAAGGGGTAAAAGGAGACTTCGATGCCCTCTCTGAAATACCGTTACCTGCCGTAGCACACGTGGTTATAAATAAAAAACTTCATCATTATGTAGTCATTTACAAAGTCACAAAAAAGAAAATTATCGTGATGGATCCTGGCAACGGGAAGATGAAGGAGCACAGTCACGACGCCTTTAAAGAAATCTGGAGTGGAGTGCTTATTTTATTCTCCAAGGCAGATGATTTTCAAGAAAGTAATGAGAAAGTTGCTCCTATAAAAAGATTTTGGAGGTTAGTACAACCCCATAAAACTGTACTCATTCAAGCACTTGTAGGCGCTATTGTTTTTACGGTATTAGGGCTGGCAATGTCCATCTACGTACAAAAAATCACAGATTATGTACTTGTAGGTGGTAATTTGAGGTTACTAAATTTATTAAGTATCGGGATGGTTGCAATTATCTTGTTACAAACCTACATAGGCGCACAAAAAAGTATTTTTGTTTTAAAAACGGGACAGCTTATAGATGCAAAACTCATTTTGGGTTATTATACACACCTCCTTAACTTACCCCAGCGATTTTTTGATACAATGCAAATAGGCGAGATTACTTCTCGTATAAGTGATGCGGTAAAAATAAGAGCATTCATCAATAATGTAGCGATAGATCTTATTGTAAATGTGTTTATCATCTTTTTCTCATTTGCATTAATGTTTACCTATTACTGGAAGCTTGCAGTTGTGATTCTACTAGTAATTCCTTTTTATCTTATCATCTACGCATTAATGAACTACTTTAATAAAAAAGTAGAACGTCGCTTGATGGAAGACAGTGCAGAGTTACAAACGCAACTTGTTGAAAGTATAACACACGTGCGTACAGTCAAGGAATTTGGCATAGAAGAATACTCCAATGTGAGAACAGAAAACAGATTTGTGAAATTACTATTTACAGGATATAAATCTGGTATTAATGGCATCTTTGCAGGGAGTTCATCTAAGTTTTTAGCATCCATTTTTACAGTCATTTTATTATGGGTGGGTTCTAGGTATGTAATTCAAGGAGAAATCACAACGGGAGAACTTTTTTCCTTTTATGCCCTTATTGGCTATTTCACATCTCCTGTGGCTTCACTTATCGGGATGAATAAAACTATACAAAATGCCCTTATCGCAGCAGATCGTCTTTTTGAAATTATGGATCTTGAACGAGAAGACAGAGAAAATAAAATTAAGTTGTCCAAAGATGATCTAGGCGACATACGCTTTGATAATGTAGATTTTAGGTACGGCTCTCGTGCAGAGATTTTCCAAAACTTTACTGCAACCATAAAACATAATCAAGTTACTGCCATTGTAGGAGAAAGCGGTAGTGGTAAAACTACCTTAATTTCTATCATACAGAATTTATATCCTATAAAAAGCGGGAAAGTGTTTATAGGAGATTATGACCTTAAACACATAGATTATAAAGAGCTACGTTCTTTTATCGGTGTAATACCTCAAGATGTTAGTTTATTCTCAGGAACCATTATAGAAAATATTGCCTTAGGAGAATCATTCCCAAATATGAAAAGGGTATTAGATTTATGTAATCAACTAGAGATTACCAAATTTGTAGAAAAGTTTCCAAGGGGTTTTGAAACGTACGTAGGAGAAAATGGTGCATTACTTTCGGGTGGTCAAAAACAGCGCATTGCTATTGCTAGAGCACTATATAAAAATCCTGAAAT harbors:
- the fabF gene encoding beta-ketoacyl-ACP synthase II, giving the protein MELKRVVVTGLGALTPIGNNIQEYWEGLSTGKSGCAPITYFDAEKFKTRFACELKNFNALDFFDRKEARKLDRFAQYALVASDEAINDAGIDLDSVDKFRVGVIWGAGIGGLETFQNEVLNFGAGDGTPRFNPFFIPKMIADIAPGNISIKHGFMGPNYTTVSACASSANAMIDALNYIRLGHCDIIVTGGSEAAVTPAGMGGFNAMHALSTKNDDMETASRPFDATRDGFVLGEGAGALILEEYEHAKARGAKIYAEVLGGGMSSDAYHMTAPHPDGIGVERVMLNCLRDAGLNPEDVDHINTHGTSTPLGDVAELKAISKVFGEHAADININSTKSMTGHLLGAAGAIESIAAILAMQHSLVPPTINHTTVDENIDPSFNLTLNKAQEKEVNVAMSNTFGFGGHNACVLFKKLDA
- a CDS encoding acyl carrier protein; the encoded protein is MSDIASRVKAIIVDKLGVDENEVVTEASFTNDLGADSLDTVELIMEFEKEFDIQIPDDQAENIATVGQAVSYIEEAK
- a CDS encoding phosphoribosylglycinamide formyltransferase, with protein sequence MKRIVIFASGNGTNAQRIIEYFRDRTDAQVVQVLTNNPRAKVLQRATKLDVPALSFSRKAFYKSDDVLHLLTATKPDLIVLAGFLWLFPEKIISAFPDKVINIHPALLPNFGGKGMYGMNVHEAVYAFAKAEYLKNPTQKIHTGITIHKVTPEYDKGDFLFQAKVEVTPEDTPEAIAEKIHQLEYTHFPEVIAKFLS
- a CDS encoding viroplasmin family protein, whose protein sequence is MAKKEKFYVVWEGKKPGIYTSWKDCKAMITGYAGAKYKSFDTFAKAKTAYNGDYNDFKGSSKKKKVLTAEEKATYGEPNLYSIAVDAASSGNPGVMEYRGVDTQTVKQLFHQGPFKQGTNNIGEFLALVHGLAYLKKIGSDRLIYSDSRIAIGWVKKKHCKTNLKQSQKNKDVFDLITRAEQWLKTNTYTTTIVKWETKAWGEIPADFGRK
- a CDS encoding helix-turn-helix domain-containing protein, which encodes MKTVIENIKKVRKDKGISHEYLAHQLNISQAAYSKLERNDTKLTVERLYKISEVLETPLTELLEVDSKTIYNQDLRDHAIGYQGVENLYQENKEQSEKIKELYEARLKDKDALIEQLKKVSV
- a CDS encoding CPBP family intramembrane glutamic endopeptidase, whose product is MVGIFFVCGIESQIKQNVVSDFYLYFFKIVIISPIIETFLFQFLPLEFLKRILYRKFLILAICSFIFGIFHFFNDFLIQEFIVTFILGWVFNNSYLVVQQKRQNAFLSVVLIHLGYNLFVFTIQFININS
- a CDS encoding HlyD family secretion protein; the encoded protein is MISSTLLNNIENLKSKNIIKGLSLYVVLVVVVLLCFAILPYIHLNITSQNPAFIRSALKKTTIQIGTTGKLKRLSIKNNNTYIAGDTLAIVSQDLLESSQVLNDSLYNFNQDYLLDITQLLNKQFKNLRTTTAQKEYNTYKARSAGLYSTYSFAKKQHDRQKVLFEKEVIALSVYEQYVFELEKAQSARTAYKAQQIASWELKKRELEERLQNLANARENIAIQARDYVITAPISGTIENYQGVTVGSQVSQGQVIAVISPNDNLIVESTVKPSDIGLIKIGQSVRYQFDAFNYNQWGFLDGEVIDIDKNITLSETGAYFKVRCSLPNKTLTLKNGYEAEISKGMTLTARYFITRRSLWDLLFDKVDDWFNPKLITTTA
- a CDS encoding peptidase domain-containing ABC transporter; its protein translation is MATLKVKQHDFKDCGAACLASIGNHYGIKLPISRIRQFANTDKHGTNVLGMIEAAERMGLTAKGVKGDFDALSEIPLPAVAHVVINKKLHHYVVIYKVTKKKIIVMDPGNGKMKEHSHDAFKEIWSGVLILFSKADDFQESNEKVAPIKRFWRLVQPHKTVLIQALVGAIVFTVLGLAMSIYVQKITDYVLVGGNLRLLNLLSIGMVAIILLQTYIGAQKSIFVLKTGQLIDAKLILGYYTHLLNLPQRFFDTMQIGEITSRISDAVKIRAFINNVAIDLIVNVFIIFFSFALMFTYYWKLAVVILLVIPFYLIIYALMNYFNKKVERRLMEDSAELQTQLVESITHVRTVKEFGIEEYSNVRTENRFVKLLFTGYKSGINGIFAGSSSKFLASIFTVILLWVGSRYVIQGEITTGELFSFYALIGYFTSPVASLIGMNKTIQNALIAADRLFEIMDLEREDRENKIKLSKDDLGDIRFDNVDFRYGSRAEIFQNFTATIKHNQVTAIVGESGSGKTTLISIIQNLYPIKSGKVFIGDYDLKHIDYKELRSFIGVIPQDVSLFSGTIIENIALGESFPNMKRVLDLCNQLEITKFVEKFPRGFETYVGENGALLSGGQKQRIAIARALYKNPEILLMDEATSALDTSSEGIVKKTIENFRSSGKTVIVIAHRLSTIANADTILVLEDGKIVEEGTHGDLLAKKGKYSDLWSKQSLV